In Paenibacillus kyungheensis, the following are encoded in one genomic region:
- the nagA gene encoding N-acetylglucosamine-6-phosphate deacetylase — MYTILQNVELVLPNETLTLVHVGIQNGKIVKMDTAPISTNGEYQQIDCKGHRLIPGMIDVHIHGANGFDMMDGHEESIQEVSRTCASTGCTSFLATSVSSTIEDLLAMIDSVKRVVGHEVGAKIAGIHLEGPYLNPIRKGMQNEKYLRHPDLEEMKMIFKEADSLIKMVSIAPELPGGMELISFLKEQGVIISIAHSDATYEEAKKAFEAGASHVTHCFNGMRPIHHRDPGIVVAAFEEEHVSLQAIVDHIHLHPAIIRLMHRSKGAEGMVLITDALQAMGMGDGHYLFGGHHVTVTDGVARLHDGTLASSTVTMNEALRYTVETGISLTDAVQMASTTPARILGLQQKGAIAVGMDADLVLLDDDFQVQWAMIDGQIL, encoded by the coding sequence ATGTATACTATTTTGCAAAATGTAGAACTGGTACTTCCAAATGAAACTTTAACCCTTGTTCATGTAGGAATCCAAAATGGAAAAATTGTAAAGATGGATACAGCCCCTATTTCTACAAATGGAGAATATCAACAAATCGATTGTAAAGGACATCGGTTAATCCCTGGCATGATCGATGTTCATATCCATGGAGCCAATGGTTTTGATATGATGGATGGTCATGAAGAAAGTATACAAGAAGTGTCTCGTACATGTGCTTCTACAGGATGTACCTCGTTTCTCGCTACTTCTGTCAGTTCTACGATTGAAGATCTTTTAGCGATGATCGACAGTGTGAAACGTGTCGTCGGTCATGAAGTAGGCGCTAAGATCGCAGGTATTCACTTAGAAGGGCCTTATTTAAATCCAATACGTAAAGGTATGCAAAATGAGAAGTATTTGCGTCATCCTGATCTAGAAGAAATGAAGATGATCTTTAAAGAAGCCGACTCTCTGATTAAAATGGTGTCGATTGCTCCAGAGTTACCGGGAGGGATGGAACTAATCTCATTTCTCAAAGAACAAGGTGTTATTATATCTATTGCTCATTCGGATGCGACTTACGAAGAAGCTAAAAAAGCATTTGAAGCTGGTGCAAGTCATGTTACACATTGTTTTAACGGGATGCGACCGATCCATCATCGTGATCCAGGAATAGTGGTAGCTGCTTTTGAAGAAGAACATGTTAGCCTTCAAGCGATTGTAGACCATATTCATTTGCATCCTGCTATTATTCGATTAATGCATCGTTCAAAAGGTGCTGAAGGTATGGTTTTGATTACAGATGCTTTACAAGCAATGGGGATGGGAGACGGACATTATCTGTTTGGAGGTCACCATGTAACGGTAACCGATGGTGTGGCTAGATTACATGATGGAACGCTAGCCTCAAGTACAGTTACGATGAACGAAGCACTTCGGTATACGGTTGAGACAGGGATTTCTTTAACAGATGCTGTACAGATGGCATCCACTACGCCAGCACGTATTCTGGGTCTACAGCAAAAAGGAGCAATTGCAGTAGGTATGGATGCAGACCTTGTGCTACTGGATGATGACTTTCAAGTACAATGGGCTATGATCGATGGTCAAATATTATAA
- a CDS encoding DeoR/GlpR family DNA-binding transcription regulator: protein MYQEERLLKILEYLKQHQSMSVAEICTEFEISKDTARRDIVRLVQEGVVIRTHGGVSLPQLKKEILSYQDRLIDEAEPKRNIGMLGAQLIQDHETIILDVSTTVQFVAEQIKAQHLTVITHSIDNVGILSDREDMQIYLLGGYLNVKNRSLFGPSILDKLSQIRADKAFIGAVAIGSDGIYYSYEEDARVKQEIARRSDQVIVVVDHTKFTSKSFYRLDFDYVDILITNQPVPNPLKEILSQNNITVITYQEDEHGIDYND, encoded by the coding sequence ATGTATCAAGAAGAACGATTACTGAAAATACTGGAATATTTAAAACAGCATCAATCGATGAGCGTAGCTGAAATATGTACTGAATTTGAAATATCTAAAGATACAGCTCGTAGAGATATTGTTAGATTAGTGCAAGAAGGAGTCGTGATCCGTACTCATGGAGGAGTCTCATTACCTCAATTAAAAAAAGAAATATTATCTTATCAAGATCGTCTGATTGATGAAGCCGAACCTAAAAGAAACATTGGAATGTTAGGCGCTCAACTTATTCAAGATCATGAAACGATTATTTTGGATGTATCCACGACTGTACAATTTGTCGCAGAACAAATTAAAGCTCAACATCTCACCGTTATTACTCACTCTATTGATAATGTAGGTATCTTATCAGATCGAGAAGATATGCAAATTTATTTGCTTGGTGGTTATTTAAATGTGAAAAACCGTTCTTTATTTGGTCCTTCTATTCTCGATAAACTGAGTCAGATTCGCGCAGATAAAGCTTTTATTGGGGCTGTAGCTATCGGTTCAGATGGTATCTACTACTCTTATGAAGAAGATGCCCGGGTAAAGCAGGAAATAGCTAGAAGATCAGATCAAGTCATTGTGGTAGTAGATCATACTAAATTTACAAGTAAATCATTTTATCGATTAGATTTTGATTATGTAGATATTTTAATTACCAATCAGCCTGTTCCTAACCCTTTAAAAGAAATACTTAGTCAGAACAATATTACGGTTATTACTTATCAAGAGGATGAACATGGAATAGATTATAATGACTAA